CGCCTATGTGCCACACAGCCGTTGAGCTGCGGAGGAGTGGGATTGAAGGGGGTAAATGGCCAATGGCATCAATAGCTAGATAACTGATCTGTGACGACGGCTTCTTACTTACCTTGGTCGGGTGGGTATTGAGGTCGTAAATGACAACAGGCTCAAGACGGCATGGAAGGATTGTTGAGCCGCATAGCCCTTCAACTCGTTTTGATGTTATGATATAATTTTACTGGGTTATAGGTGCAGAATGGAAGAGAAATAGGTGGGGCAGGCAAAGGGTTGATGCAGGTCCAAGGTATGTCCATTGAGCTATAATTCAATTTGTGCAATGGCGATTGGATGAACCAGAAGCCCTTTTACGCAGGAAACTTGTTCATTCACTGGTCATATCCCTGGAGATGCGGTATGTTGATTGTACTAGGCTTGGAAGTGTTCCGATGAATGCACGACTCTGCCCGTCATTATCTGGGTGATGTCACCAAAAGGCGGGGAGGATCCATGCGCGAGCACTGTGTTTtctggaggagaaagacatAAAACATATGAAACGCAGTTGTTGTTAAAGTAGTGGTTGCGGGCGAAATGGCAGGAAAGGGAAGTCGGCGTTGACTGAGTttcaaaatggaaaatgCGCGTTGGGCACAAGTCCTCTCTGATCGGGGCCATCACCGGCTGTGTTTTGTATTTTGTATGTTAGAGAAAGGACGCCCGCTTCTCACCCTGGATCCGTGCCGATTCTGCAATAATTGCTCGGAATTGTACTTTTGTGCGTCCTTTTGCTTCAAGACCCTGCTTATGTCTTGAAGCTGACCGACCACCACCGCAAAGACCGCGTAACGAGCGTTcgttttctccttttctttcatctcaACCAGCGACCCACCTTTCGCCCACCGATTATCACACGTCTTTGTCATTCTGCGCGGTTGAGTCAGCGGAGGAGGCACAGTCGGCGTCCCCACACGGGCTACAAGGTGAGTTGAACCTTGGTTCACACATTGCGTTCTGCAAGTACTGTATTCAAGTGCTCCAGGTTTGGTTTCCAGTGCTAATTTTGCTTTAATCCAATCAGTTTATTTTCGACAGAGACAAAGTCCGCGCGGGTGCCCTATCTGCGCCAACCTCGAGGCGTGCTTGTTCTAAACCAATTCTGAACTGCCATATACATTCCTGATCCCCCATTCCCCCGATTCCCACATTACATTGTGAGCTCCCCGGCTTCGCTGCACCTGCATTCAGAAAGCAGTTGATTGTTTCATTTGCGTCATTCGGCTTGCTTTGGCCTTTTGACTGCTTTCGTCTTGAACGTCGAAACAAACAACAATCGCTCAAACGAGCCCACGACCCCCTTCAACATAACCTGTACATGGAGGTCTCAGCGATACAGCCTGTGGTGTCGCCTGTGCCTAGCGCTCATAACGGACGCTCTCAGAACAAGGTCAGTCACTTTTTCCCAACCGTTATTTGCACATGCACCGATCGTTGCGTTCAACTTTGTCTTTGTACTTACTCTTTATAACTGCTATGTTGCTTGTGTAGACCCGTGGCTGCAGCACACATACGAACAAGCTTTCCTTTTCCCAAACGATCTCGTCACTCAAGGGCATCATTCGGATACCGAACCGCAGGAAGCTTTCCACACCCCGCATTCACTTCCACTCTCAGTCGCAAGATGATGCGGACAGCACCAAGTCCACCTCCAACCCCCATTTCACCTCCAGACCGCGGCCCACGCACGGCCTCTCGCACTCGCTCGACACGCAGGCCCATCTGCACTCGCGCATGCGGAGCACGGGTACTGCTGCGTCCAACGGGAGTGGAAATATCGACGGCATTATCTCTGATACTGAAGACTACGATAAACAACAAAGGCGGAGGAGCAACATCAAGAATGACCCGTATGCGCAGTTCTCGCGCACGGCAGAGGGCCTGAACTATACTTACAAGCCATATATGTCCCAGCCGATGCTTGGCGCTGAGCTCTCCCGGGGCACTGGTGGGGATGAGTTGGTCACTGGTTATGATTCAGAGTCTGGCTCTGCTTCTGGGTCGGGATATGGAGGGGGTGGTCGTTCGCCTGTTGGGACAGGTGAGGGTGGAGGGAGGACTCCCTTAGGGTTTTCGGCAACGTCACCACTAGCGCTGCCATCCCCATCGCCCTCTCCGACTCCAGTCTTATTGTCATCTCCTCCTGCTATACACCCGGCGACGGAGGTAGCCTTTTGTTTGGGTGGAAAAGTGGAAGATACGTTAATCCAAGTGCAGCACGGCGATCAGGGAGATGAgggggagaaggagggggaTATTAATGATCTCTATGATGGCAAAGCTGGAGGTTCTCTTAACAACGCCGCACCTAGCGACACGAACACGGACACGAACACAAACACGAACATTGGTACTACTGCTAATACTGCACAATCTACGACTCTAGCTCAAATTTCATCGTCTACATTTACACCTACGTCAACTATTCAAACTAATTCACATGCCCGCTCCAACTCACCCTTGCCATTATTACCTCTACCTGATGGACCCTCTTCGTTGACATCTGCGTCTACATCCGGGGCAGCATTGCGCCCGCGTAGCAGCAACGGCAGCGGTAGAACACCTGCACCCAGACGTGCGTTACCGCCTCCGCCACCTGAATCACCAATATCTGCATCTTCTTCTGCGTCAGCCGCCCTCTTTGTTGATCATTTTAACAGGAATTCCACAACGTTAAACAAAAGCCACCTTTCCATTCAATGCCCATCTCGATTACGTCCCCAGTCAGGCCGCCTACCTACAACACGCCCATGATCTCTTATTACTTCGTATATACCGATCCTTCCTTGCACTTCCGACGGATTGTTCAGCCAGAGTCCAGAAATCATGTAATTCGGCCTATCAGCTTTCTTCTCTAGGCAACATACAAAACTGGCCACCCAACACCGTCTTCTTCGACTTGCGATAATCCTTACCCCCGTGCCGACTATCTGGCACTAATGAAGCACACCATCTCAGAGCGAAAGCTTGAAGGAAAAAACTTGATGCAGCAGTATCGAGGTGCTTGTCGAGACAGCTATGAACTTTGTTGGGAAAGATGACGCACAGATCTCGAAGATCACTCCAGCCAATGTGCGTCaacattcttcatcttcaatggAAGCCAGCTGGATGCAAACATGATGGGTGTTATACAATACCAGTGTTAATTTGGGATGTCACTAGTACCCGACGTTGTGAGGAAATGCCTGAGTCCCAGAGAAATGCTCGACTCCACCTCATGGGCGGCATCTTGTGCGTGTTCCTCCTTTTATTACCCATCCACTGACAATGCCATAATAGTAAACCAGGAAAACCTGAAGAATGAGAGCAAATTGATTGTGCGTGAGATCATTGTCGAGCGCCCCCTTCGGTGagtttcctttttttctcaacAAAAAACCCCTCCGACACAGCCAATGAATTTTTAGTGTATTTGTTCTCACTCCTCATTCCCGATATCCATCCAGTTGTGATTGTAATGATCTCGACATAATCCTCCACCTCTCCGTCTGCCATCCACACCATTAAACATTTCAATTACTCTTTCAACTTCCTCAGGCGTCGAGATGATTCCCCTCCGTTGGAACCAAACTTGTGAAACAATGGAGAAATTTGCCTGCGGGCATTACGCGTCGGGTGACACAACAAAAAGAAGTACGCGCGAGTTGGGCGGATTCCAATGGCGACACATCGATGATTCGCTTGTGTTCAAGGGTGTGCTGTTCAACAAAGGACATCCACCTGCATATGCAGCGTAAACTCAGCTTTCAAATCCCGCCATTGTACATTACCGACTGCTCAACGACCGCTATACGGCGCATGCACTCATTCCAATCTAGGGCAATGGCGGGATTAGTGCCAAGGCCAAGGCGGGACCCCCACGTGTGATTGTGGTGACGTGACTACCCGTTCCAACGCGTCAGCACCCTTGTCGCCACCTGTCTCTCACCCTCATCGAGTGCTCTCTGTTGCCGCTTTTTCGACGCCATCCACCAGCCACATTCCCANNNNNNNNNNNNNNNNNNNNNNNNNNNNNNNNNNNNNNNNNNNNNNNNNNNNNNNNNNNNNNNNNNNNNNNNNNNNNNNNNNNNNNNNNNNNNNNNNNNNTCGCAAGGAGTGACAACTCGGAGGATAGATATGCAAGTATTGGGAAAAGGTATCATATTGGGTTCTGGGTGCGTCACTACTCTTCTTTTTGAATGTCCCCACCCTTTCTTGCAATGGCAGCCTAGAAATACTCATGCCTGGGCATACACTGGGCTGTTCATGCTTCccttttgatttctttgagGCTGTATGGTAATGTGGGTCCTAATTCAATCCAATACCGAAAGATACACAAGGATaacaaataaaaaaaatgaaatactCAGAAACTACAAGCAAATCAAACAACCACATGGAAGACAGAAAAGACGATACAAGCAAACAGGAAATAAAGAGAGGAAATGGATAAGAGCTACATCAGCTCCCAATCGGCTCCCTTCTCATGAAACCGTTGGTACAAGCGTGCAGGGCTTCGTGTTGTGCATTGCTGCCCCCctctctcctgctcctcctccttgatCGCTTCTTGTCCCCCATTTAACGTGGTGctatcatcgtcatccaagATCCGTCATATTCATCCCTCCTCAACCGACGCATGGTGCCGGAGAAATGATGACGAGGCGATATGCTTAGTAGAGGCGGACGGGCTTGCCCATGATGGTCTTGATGTGAAGGGACTTGACGTTCTGCCAGTTCTTCTTGAGCAGCGAAACGAGGAAGTTGATGCCTGAGGCAGAAAGAATGACGATTAAAGGAGTTTCAATTGAAAAAGTTCAGGGCGACTCACTCAGCATGACGTTTCCGAGGACCTTGTCGTCATTCACCTGGACGTGGCCAACAGCAACACCCAAGCAAAGAACCTTCTTGAGCTGGAACTTGATGGTGGAGCGAACCTCAGTGGGCTTGTTGGTGAGATCCTCAGCGTGGGAGACAGGTGGGGAACTTTCCAGCTTTAATGGATATGTCAGCAACTGTGGACGTATGAACAGATTGGAGCGAGACTGACCCTTGGAGAGACCAGACGGGGGATCTGGTTGATGAGGGCTTCGGAAGCAAGGAAAGCATCGTCCTTCTTGGCGAGCTTCTGGTTCTTGTTCACTTTCAAAAAACGCAATCTGTCAATATGGCTAATTCGCCCTGCGATAATTTTCAGTACTCACTTCTTCAAGTCATCGACGCACATGTATTCGAGCTCAATCTGCTTAGCACGATTGATGTCGGCGGCATCAGCGAGAATGCAATTTCCAGGAATATGGTGTGTGGCTGTGGGGTACTTGATAGCTGATTGAGAAAGGCGATCAGGAGTTCGTCGGTTATGGTCCAATTACAAAGCCGATCAGTGGCAGGCTAAAAATTCTTTAAATTCATTTATGCTCAGAATTCCACAAGTATTTCGCTGTACACATGTAAAACGTAGATAATGTTTCTGTAGTAGTTGTGTGTAACCTGCTTTAATATTCCAAACCAACGAAACTGAAGATTTCCTTCAACGCTGGTATTTCCGTCTCTCTAGGTAACCCTTTTTTCCCGCACGTCGCACATGAGTATATTATATGAAAAACTCCAAGCCTGGATTTTTTTCTGAGATTAAACACGCAGGATTTGCAGCATAGATGGCCGCATCCAGGAAATCTTAGGTTATATTAGTATCAAATTGTTAAGCAATTAAAACTTCGAGACGCACAGTATCACCGAATCCTTTCCCATCAATTGATAGCACTTTGGGCACGATGATTTCTGAATAATGAGTGTTTCTAACTGCTTCCGGCGTCAGAACAATCAGGGGGTTGATATTGCGAAGATGGTACATACATCCTGCAGTCTCTCTTCTGCTGTGTTCCGACCAGTTGAATCCTGACCTGAATttataaatatgtccaaaCTTTCGCTATATAGCTCTCACTGGTTTTGTCTCGGAAATAAGGATATCTAATGTCTTTACAAGCACCTCAAGCTTATCAATTTCCTATGCAACTGTAAGTGTGAAAACTGCGTGACCATTTAATAACCATTGCGTACCTGCTGGCTTTCGGTGAACTGCTGGTACTTCTATCCCACACGTCATAGCTTAGGACATGTTCTAAATAGCAGAGATGTTATAATAGATACCTGTTGAGCGTCTGCCTGAAACTCGTGTAATAGCCATGTAgcttcttctctctcttcctccagcTCAACAAGACACTACAACGGCAAGGTAAGGTCGATTGACCGGCGAAATGATGGAAACTCACAATTTCTGAGCCCTGTATCTTAGACATCTGGTGCGCTGCCTTATATCTTTGAAAGGATTCCGATGCACCCAACGCAACCTCCAATTCGTTCATCTCCATTTCAAAATCCTGCTGAGTTTCTGGTACATTCTGCATAAAGGTTAGTGTGTCATTAATTGATGGCAGATTCAAGAGACATTTGGCTTATTGGTGTTAGGTAGAAGCATAGAGAGTATCCCTCGTGCCCTTGAACCGGATTTGAACTTTGCCAGAGACATAACTGAAGGAGCAGTGGTGTATATAATGAGCTATAATCAATGGTATAAAGTTTCTTTATATAGTTTTGTCTCCAGTGTCCACCAGAAAGTGACATTTCCAGATCATGTTCGCACTCTGTATTGTGACCGTGTGTAGATATCCTCGAATGTTGTTGAACAAGCGCAATGCGACTCGCCAGGAACTGAACATGGTTGCGAACATGCCATATATCCAatgcaacaacaacaaccctTGTTCTATAAAGGTCAATACAACATACAGGGATGCCAGGGTTGCTGATATAGTGGTCACTTCGCAACAGATTGAAGATTCCGTCAGGCCGATCACTTGCATCGGACAGTCTTGGTAGACTATTATTTccttgaaataaagtcaatgCAATTAATATGGAAACAACTTTCGCGTATACTGCACAAATGGTCACAACGACAGTGTGAGATCTCGTTTATGTAAAGTAAGCGATCATTTGCGACTCGATTATTACAGACGGAGTACTGGTACTGTGTGTCGGTGACCATAGGAACTATACTTTCCCTAAATTTGAGCGGGAAAGCATAAAGCATAAATATTAGTTCAACAACCCCAAGATCGACGAGTTACAATCAGGTTCCCCATGTCTCACTTTTCCTACTTGAATACACTTTACCACTACTTTCTGCACTTCAGACATCAATTCCTTGCGTACTCGAATTTGGAAGATGTCGCCAATGCACCGTTGGTAGTCCAGACACGATTTTCAGATTCAGCATGGCTTAAGCAGGTTATCTTGGTTGGAGAAGTCGCACCCGCTAGATCGGGAACAGCACTCGGAGACATAGGGAATGTAATCCACCTTGCTGCAAGTCATATTATTAACTTGCAAATTGCTAAATTGACGTAGTGATTATTTATAGAACGGGACCCAACTCCGTACCGTGCAAGATGGAACATCTGTTCAGATTATTATCTCCCTTCGCAGGCCGTCCAATAACATTGCAGAAACAAATTTTATATGGGACGCGCAACTTACGCGCTTTCAGAATTTGGAGAATCTGATCAACCGGATATACATACCGTTTACGGTAAATGAAGCACTCTCTCTGGACCTGGTTGCGCGGCACAGAGCTAACTTGAACTAGAGATTCGGTGCCTCAAGAATTGTTTCCTTTGTGAGCAAggtggatgaagaggatatCGTGAATATCAAATTCGAAAAGTTTAGAGTATGGTATTTTTTCATCTCTCCAAACAATGTACTGTTCACAAGTGAGCCATTCCCTTCGTAAGGAAAGGAgagacgacgatgaagtcgTTTATTGGCGTGATGTCGGACAGGGTGCGCATTTGAGTGCCTATAACGAACAACTAGGTTACCCACACTGACTATTTGGATATTTAGTTCGTAGCGGGGTCGTGTATTCTCACAGAGTTATGGACCACGAGCTATCGCctttttttgacttggaacACGATGTTCTTGTTCAACCTGAGGTATATGACGATTTGGGTCATCTCGTCCCGCCGTGGCTTCTTCAAAACGAGTTGCGACCAGGATCAATTGTTATGGTTGAAGCCGTTTTGATTCCCAGAGACGACTTTAGTTCACCCACGGATGCATCACGGGTGCGTTTGTCATCTTTAAACCTAACATCGTTTAAGAAGGTATCAATACTGATCCGTTTAGAGCTTCGAAGCTTGGGGTAGACGCGTGCAGGTACTCAGAAGGGGCCAAAGCAAATCTgagcaaaatattttacCAAAAATCTCGAATCACTGGCTGATGTCTCCCGGCTCGGGGAGGCCGGCAAAGAGGCATCGGAATGAGTCTGTATGAGTTACCATAGCCGTACAACATGATATCGCCTTGCTGTAAGTAAGGCTCTCCCAGCCCATAATTATGTAAGAATGTTGAACCAAAGTTTGACTGTATTTTTGCAAGGGCATTATTACTAATATCTCATGTGTAATAGCAATATTAAGTACCGTATAACGAGGAATTAGTGCCAGCCCCAGCCTCAACGGGATGAAGTTTGGGCTCAATCTAACCCAATGTCAAATAAAGATAGTTAAACTTGCACTGTACTGATTTATCCTCTAGAAAACCTTCTACTGGTTTTCTCAAAATGGTCTGTTTTATCTCCATATTACATCTACTAGTAGTATATCTACTACAAATTGAGAAATATACGTGCCCATTCCATCCATTATTGGGTACTGCAATTCGATATCGTGCCCTCATTGACAATCGACAGTGTAGTAGGACAGCAAGGCGCTTGCCGACGGAGACGGCCACTAGTGAGAAATATATATCGGTATCATGATACTGTTGACGGATTTTCATTACGATATGTATTACACATCAAAATTCATAAGTATCATGATGATTTCTCGCCTCGGATTATTGTGAATTACTTTGCAAACCGCTAGATCATGAGAATATGAGATATATATTATACATTACTTGCTTTGTAGAACAGAGGCCTACGGCTTCTTAACTTCATACACACCGTCCAGGAAGTGACGTGTAATTTACCTTGTTATCTACGTCGATACAGAACTCAGAAGTAAATTACCTGTGTAGTAGGAACCACAACTGCAGCCTTCCACAGCATTGTCCAAAAGACAACCTGTTTTACCCATGACGCACACTAAAACATCCAGAATAACCATATATCTGGATTGCGGAATCTTCAAGAAACATTGTGCTAAGAAGGTCACCCCGCTGTTTGCCTGACGCCAGCCACGCGGCAGAGTGTGTGTTGTGGTGGGTACGCACAGCATGACAGGATTGCACGCGGGGCACTGCGTGTTCAGGTGGATTGGGCTTGGGGGTGCCCTGTGGCGTTCGTGGATATGGAAAGCTGGGATGGCAGGGAAGAGAGCACGACATGCAGCTGAGTGCGTGTCGTGATGAACAGTGGCGGCGGATGGCACAATACGAAGTGCTTTGTGTATTGTTATGGGCGACGGAAGAAGCAGCGGGGGGAGCAGAGGGTGGACTGAGAGTGGAGGAAACGACACGCGGTCGCGAAGGGGTGGACCGCAATGTGCATGTCATCGTGGGCAGAGAAGATGGAAGTGGAGTCGCGGAATGCGTATTGTGGTGGCGGGTGTGTGTGGATACGTTGTGTCGTGTTGTAGCGAGAGGAGCAAGCAACGTGTGTAATGTGAAAGCGGAGGTGGCGTGGAAGCGCTGCGTGTCACATTGGGGGAGCGGCAGGGACGAGGTGAGTTGCCTGGGAGCGATATGCGGGAGGCGGCGGTGTATAGAGCACAAAACCGTGACGCAGTGCCGTGCGTGTTGTGTGAAGCGGAGAGTGTGGCGGGGTTGGGGGGCATGCAGTAAGACGCAGCATGTTGCTGTAGCAGAGAGTGGAGACATGTGCAGGCGCTCTGTGTCGTTATGGGCAAGGAGTTGAGGAGACGGGGTACAGAACAGAATACACACCGCCGTGCCTATCGCGGTGGGCGGAGAGGGCATAAGCAGCACAGAAGGATAGGGAACACAATGCGCCCCGAAGTGAGTGTCATGCATGTCGTGGTGGATGGAAAGAGCGGCGGAGTTAGCAGTTATCGTTTAAGGAGGGGAATTGGGAGACGAGAGTGATGCTGTGGTCGGTAAATTACAGCGGTGGCAAGGTCGATGTCGACGACGAGGATTTCAAAGACAAGACCGATACTAGATTGAAAAATACCATGCcacaattccatacctgtATCAATCGGCGCCTGTCTGCAGAAATGAAGAAGGAACGTGGAATACTTACCACTGGCAAATTTGGTTCCATGTGAATGACAACATTGAGTGGCCAGCATAAATCAGCGATGATATGGGTGCTATATGCATCATTAATAACAATCATCGATGTACTATTGACCATGATAACGGTTAAAACGGTCTCATCATGAAGCTGCCCAGCACTAAGATAGTTCTCGAGCCACGAGTCAAAATTATAGGTCATAAGAGACAATCAAATGGAAACGAACTGTTGTCTTCGCCACTTCCGTAACCGTGATACGATAGACCGTTGATGGTGTTGTTGGCTTCCTCCCACCGTTTGCCTGGGAAATACTAACAAAGGGACAGTTTCAAAAGGGGAAGAGTACCTGATCTGACTTCCGCCAGCGGCCAGTGGTACTTCATTGCTCACCTTTCGACTGTTATTTGGAAAGCTGAGAATGCGGCGGGGGGCAAAAGGCCACAACGAACAGGAATACTGCTACTCGTTGTCAAATTgaaggagtggtggtggGAGATGGGCGTGACAAGCATTGACTGCTTGACGTCGTTGAGGGAGCGGCGGGAAGGGACGGGCGACAACGGGTAGAGCCAAATGGCTGCTTGTTGTCTCTATTGTCAGAGAGGGTCGGAGGCGACGTGAAGACAAACAGGGTGGGTGGTGGCAAGTACGAGACCAGCGGCTTAGATGATGAGACGGTGCTACCTCCATTAAAGGTCACGAGCTCACTCGGGCAGCGGGAACCGGCCTGGATGCCGGTCCTCAAACGACGAAAAACGCGCGGTATATTTGCGGTATattgatgaagaaaagaaaagattaaGTTCTTTCGAAGAACTCTCTAACATTTTGTTGAAACTAGTATGCTATTAAACCAAAATCTAGCTAAGGAAATGAAACTATGATTGTCATAATGTCCCAATCTGTAGTCGCAGATGGAAGTGCGAGTTCAATCTCTCTCTCGATTTGATGCCTCGCATCTTCTCGCTCCTGGTCACCGAGGATTCTCGAACTCCAACAATGTGCATGGATAACCACTCCCTCTAGGTCTGGAAACATGTCTAAATTTAGAAAACTGTCCAAAACTGTCCACGGTCCCAGGTCGGACTGTATGTGTGCCCTGGAAAGATTAACTTGGTCCAACTCAATAGTCAGATGCCGTAGATTGTCTGGCCACGCTTCCAAAATCGAGGTTATGTGTGCAATGTAGCGCCCTATCGGTACGGCTCTCGTGGTTGGATGCATATGGTCTCGATGTCCGTAGTGTAAAGTCAAATCAGTGAGATAAACATGATTTGGAAAGTTAAATGCTAGGCGCGCGGGAAAATGTCGATTAAGATCTATCAGGTCAAACACCCTGTTCTTCCTCGGCTGGACGTTTTGTGCCCTCAGCCCCTCTGCGCTGGTCTGATACCTACCCCATGATTTCAAATCCTCGCTGCATGGATGCCTGTCATACCATACGAGCGCAATTTGGCACCACTAGGACGAACTTCGGAGTCCAAAAGCGGGCGTGTGGTTTTCGTTGTTGCCGCAGGGGTTGTCGATCAATATTCGCTCATGAACATCAGACTATCAGCTGTCCATTTGACGTCCAGACTCACAAATAACCTCATCCTCTGGATTCTGCCATTCCGATTGTGTCGGTGTCAGCATTCAGTGAAGGAAACCTCATCAGGCCCGTCTTGCTACCAATGCAACCATCCTTCTTTCAACATTACACAACGGGGTATCGTGCCCTCCGGGGACTTTTCGACGGGGTATCGTGCCCTTAGGGGACATTTCGACGGGGTATCGTGCCCTCCGGGGACATTTCGACGGGGTATCGTGCCCTTAGGGGACATCTCGACGGGGTATCGTGCCCTCCGGGGACATTTCGACGGGGTATCGTGCCCTCTGGGGACATTTCGACGGGGTATCGTGCCCTCCGGGGACATTTCGACGGGGTATCGTGCCCTTAGGGGACATCTC
This portion of the Psilocybe cubensis strain MGC-MH-2018 chromosome 12, whole genome shotgun sequence genome encodes:
- a CDS encoding 60S ribosomal protein L1-B translates to MSLAKFKSGSRARGILSMLLPNTNKPNNVPETQQDFEMEMNELEVALGASESFQRYKAAHQMSKIQGSEICLVELEEEREEATWLLHEFQADAQQKYQQFTESQQEIDKLEVLVKTLDILISETKPDSTGRNTAEERLQDYPTATHHIPGNCILADAADINRAKQIELEYMCVDDLKKLRFLKVNKNQKLAKKDDAFLASEALINQIPRLVSPRLESSPPVSHAEDLTNKPTEVRSTIKFQLKKVLCLGVAVGHVQVNDDKVLGNVMLSINFLVSLLKKNWQNVKSLHIKTIMGKPVRLY